The Episyrphus balteatus chromosome 4, idEpiBalt1.1, whole genome shotgun sequence genome includes a window with the following:
- the LOC129918914 gene encoding aarF domain-containing kinase 1: MIRRVITYSIVGAGAVGTGLSLRANDYDVNSLGIVRLSRSAITVFDVALTYKRELYYREWDKSSPEYKAEKSRVHKIAAEKLLDLMCTNKGVYIKVGQHVGALDYLLPKEFVQTMKILHSNAPTNPVEDLYKVIKQELKKHPDDLFESFDPNPLGTASLAQVHKAKLKTGEVVAVKVQHPYVKGNSIVDMKTMEILVNMMAIVFPDFKITWLVTESKKNLPIELDFLHEGRNAEKVAKQFKRYSWLKIPKIYWELSSPRVLVMEYLEGGQVTDLEYIEKNKIDKFSVANKIGQLYSEMIFTTGFVHSDPHPGNILVKQNASGNVDLILLDHGLYADLTDKFRYEYSKLWLSILKVDKDAMRLHSNNLGIKDNLYGLFACMVTGRPWETVVQGISKIKYSEEEKDTLQSNTSLVLPHIADVLEQVDRQMLLILKTNDLIRGIEATLGTQNRMTAFWVMSKCCVHSSFAEQKRNVNSRSSRLSVSLKERWEIFKLNVYYLYIGFINFGFIAAVKQLM; this comes from the exons ATGATTCGTCGTGTCATAACGTATTCGATAGTAGGTGCGGGTGCTGTTGGAACTGGGTTGAGTCTTCGAGCAAATGACTATGATGTCAACTCACTGGGCATTGTGCGTCTATCGAGATCCGCCATAACTGTGTTCGATGTTGCCCTAACGTATAAACGAGAACTCTACTATAGAGAATGGGATAAATCTTCACCAGAGTACAAAGCCGAAAAAAGTCGTGTCCACAAAATTGCCGCCGAAAAACTACTCGACCTTATGTGTACAAACAAAGGAGTCTATATTAAAGTAGGACAGCATGTTGGTGCTCTTGACTATCTGCTACCAAAGGAGTTTGTTCAAACAATGAAAATCTTACACTCAAATGCACCAACAAATCCTGTTGAAGATTTGTACAAAGTCATTAAACAAGAACTCAAGAAACATCCCGACGATCTATTCGAATCATTTGATCCAAATCCACTTGGAACAGCTTCGCTGGCACAAGTTCACAAAGCAAAACTGAAAACCGGCGAAGTAGTAGCAGTTAAGGTGCAACACCCTTATGTGAAAGGGAATTCCATTGTGGACATGAAAACAATGGAAATTCTAGTCAACATGATGGCCATAGTGTTTcctgattttaaaattacatgGTTAGTAACTGAGAGTAAGAAAAATCTACCAATTGAATTGGATTTCCTACACGAAGGTCGTAATGCAGAAAAGGTGGCGAAACAATTCAAACGTTATAGTTGGTTGAAAATTCCAAAGATATACTGGGAATTGTCATCGCCACGAGTTCTAGTCATGGAATATCTCGAAGGTGGTCAAGTAACTGATTTAGAGTATATTGAAAAGAACAAAATCGATAAGTTTTCAGTGGCCAATAAAATTGGACAACTCTATTCGGAAATGATTTTTACTACTGGCTTTGTTCATAGTGATCCACATCCGGGTAATATATTGGTGAAGCAAAATGCAAGTGGAAATGTCGATCTTATTCTGTTGGATCATGGGCTTTATGCCGATTTAACTGATAAATTTCGATATGAATACTCGAAACTATGGCTAAGCATTTTGAAAGTCGACAAAGATGCCATGCGTTTGCACAGTAATAATCTAGGCATTAAAGATAATCTTTATGGATTATTTGCGTGTATGGTGACTGGACGACCTTGGGAGACTGTTGTACAGGGtattagcaaaattaaatattccgAAGAAGAG aaagatACATTACAAAGCAATACTTCGCTGGTGCTTCCTCATATTGCTGATGTCTTAGAACAAGTCGACCGTCAAATGctgttaattttgaaaacaaacgaTTTGATTCGTGGTATTGAAGCGACACTTGGAACTCAAAATCGAATGACTGCATTTTGGGTCATGTCCAAGTGCTGTGTACATTCATCATTTGCTGAACAAAAACGAAATGTAAATAGCCGCAGTTCACGTCTCAGTGTTTCGCTCAAAGAACGATGGgaaattttcaaactaaatGTTTACTATTTGTATAtaggttttattaattttggttttattgcaGCTGTTAAGCAACTcatgtaa
- the LOC129918911 gene encoding vang-like protein 2-B produces MENESVKSEHSGRSRRSRNHNSNSGGGGNGGGGGGTINNSYHRDRTRHSHRSTHSKSSKQPRDMAPFQTSVNMTGDENRDGQEIIEVQILPQDENWGENTTAVTGNTSEQSISMEDINSTWNRDNETSLGFACKRYIESVFCLILGFVSFFSPVAMVMMPKLGFFPSAFDHPELTQTVKTQLLACSSECKGLLVSLTARLILLALGLWALFLRRPSATMPRIFLFRATVLLLVTVSTFSYWLFYIVQVTNGAKIVVETGGDAVDYKSLVAYATNFVDTLIFIHYIAVVLLELRHTQPTYYVKIIRSPDGVSRSYTLGQLSIQRAAVWVLQRYYVDFPIYNPYLERIPISKSQRNKISTSFKYYEVDGVSTAQQQSQSRAVLAANARRRDSSHNERFYEEHEYERRVKKRRARLITAAEEAFTHIKRIHNEPAPAIPLDPHEAAQAVFPSMARALQKYLRVTRQQPRHTFESILKHLAHCLKHDLSPRAFLEPYLTETPVLQSEKERRWVQSWSLICDELLSRPISNECTFQLIQNDVSLIVAIHKLPHFNISEEVVDPKSNKFVLKLNSETSV; encoded by the exons ATGGAAAACGAGTCTGTAAAATCCGAGCACAGTGGTCGTTCACGTCGCTCGCGGAATCATAATAGCAATTCAGGTGGAGGAGGAAACGGTGGCGGAGGTGGTGGCACCATTAATAATAGTTATCATCGAGATAGGACGAGACACTCGCATCGAAGTACGCATTCCAAATCAAGCAAGCAGCCCAGAGATATGGCTCCGTTCCAAACAAGCGTCAATATGACTG gaGACGAAAATCGTGATGGACAAGAGATTATCGAAGTACAAATACTACCACAAGATGAAAACTGGGGCGAAAATACAACCGCAGTCACAGGCAACACGTCTGAGCAAAGCATCTCCATGGAGGACATTAACAGCACATGGAATAGAGATAACGAGACGAGTTTAGGTTTCGCCTGCAAGCGATATATAGAATCAGTATTTTGTCTTATTCTTGGTTTTGTGTCATTCTTTTCACCAGTGGCAATGGTAATGATGCCAAAGTTGGGATTTTTTCCCTCTGCTTTCGATCATCCTGAGCTAACACAAACGGTCAAAACACAACTACTCGCATGTAGTAGCGAATGTAAAGGACTTTTGGTATCACTGACAGCAAGACTGATTTTACTAGCCCTTGGTTTGTGGGCTTTGTTTTTACGACGACCTAGTGCAACTATGccaagaatatttttatttcgagcCACTGTTCTACTGCTGGTTACAGTGTCAACATTTTCTTATTGGCTTTTCTACATTGTGCAGGTAACAAATGGAGCCAAGATAGTCGTAGAAACAGGAGGTGATGCTGTTGATTATAAATCGTTGGTTGCATATGCAACAAATTTTGTCGACACTCTTATATTCATTCATTATATTGCGGTTGTTCTACTTGAATTGAGACACACACAACCGACGTATTATGTAAAAATCATACGCTCCCCTGACGGTGTGAGCCGGTCATATACACTTGGCCAGCTAAGTATTCAGAGGGCTGCGGTATGGGTACTTCAACGGTACTATGTCGATTTTCCCATATACAATCCGTATTTGGAACGAATTCCAATATCGAAGTCGCAAAGAAACAAAATCTCTACGAGTTTTAAATACTACGAGGTCGATGGTGTGAGTACAGCTCAGCAACAAAGTCAGAGCAGGGCTGTTTTAGCTGCTAATGCTCGTCGTCGTGATTCTTCTCACAATGAACGATTTTACGAAGAACATGAATACGAACGTCGAGTGAAAAAGAGACGTGCACGTCTCATTACCGCTGCAGAAGAAGCATTTACGCACATCAAACGTATACACAATGAACCCGCCCCAGCCATTCCACTTGATCCACACGAAGCTGCACAAGCAGTTTTTCCATCAATGGCCCGTGCTTTGCAAAAATATCTCCGAGTAACCCGCCAACAACCACGACATACATTCGAAAGTATTCTTAAGCATTTAGCCCACTGCCTGAAACATGATCTATCACCGAGAGCATTTTTGGAACCATATCTCACCGAAACGCCTGTTCTTCAAAGCGAAAAAGAACGTCGCTGGGTTCAATCGTGGTCGCTTATCTGTGATGAGCTTTTATCACGGCCTATATCCAATGAATGCACAtttcaattaattcaaaatGACGTTTCGCTAATTGTGGCAATACATAAATTGCCACATTTTAACATATCGGAGGAAGTAGTCGATCCcaaaagtaacaaatttgtattaaaactcAATTCAGAAACATCAGTATGA
- the LOC129918908 gene encoding endoribonuclease Dicer, with protein MSISPTKKAGEKVARPYQLQILEHAINHNSIIYLPTGSGKTYIAIMLIRHFSKELHKPLDEGGKRCVFLCNTVELARQNALEIANVTNFKVGLFIGDMNVDNWPQEKWESEIFSNQVFVGTSQVFVDMVSHQYLSINNLSCVVMDECHHATKSHPMHRFLSLFSYAPNQSDLPRVVGLTGVLLKSTKKGDILKPLEDLEAVFRGKIITVRNLNEFHNVLLYSTKPNEIMLKYADQSMVFDIELQIKAIVDKCCAQLEHWDMGEKQKMSKGLQALREPNKLKQVKSLLADFVYQMDDMGIYAASIAIMAAIVQLEVNKRNAETMIFRTMYRYTLTKCELIRHLLVKKLKSFIDDEDDEDDMDEADVIQNFCKPKLRTLLSYLVSEFSTKKGDEISALVFVQRRYTAKCLYFVIKNFCAAHPLLKHIIPEFMVGRTSGMIYTIDTILDSKWNRHAIQRFRSKECNLIVCSSVLEEGIDVQACNYVISFDSIKTFSSYVQMKGRARSQDSTYAILCERLKQNEVAQQIQQYQKTDAILKNYLITRTIDREIPSESLTAEQFKELVTPFKTRTGAILQAEATLMLLHRYCQKLPQDSFTNSQALWSIVLNEESPAKCVVSLQLPLQSTIKEVILSDVMKTVKTAKLSAAFKACVKLYQNGEIDDNLLPVTRQKIIESCTETYFAKWKNEANDNAREAGSTKNIRDYKKIFPEELTGSLPVPGEIAYAYCISIKPEFRLDEDNSNIINLLNSNSNYAIVLRKKLPALAPMPLFMTQGPLKAKISNEPFEFIINDNNELAQLKKFNKMIFSDIRKYWKRFLALDNRNGPNAFLIAPVQHNCAIDWELVRQFPKLTKMRATTAQERLKKVHNPEDYLGKVVSTWYSADENIRYVVTKIRHDLTPLSPFPSNSFKNYAEYVENKYRERVVNTNQFMIEVQAFTSRSNFFINSSGKNTESKRMKRDSKILVIPEMCHNFRYPGDLWLKALFLPCILHRLHYLLNAEKLRVDINRYLGIPMDGSYKPACIEIDYSLRRVGTESKEPKSMLPPLETTRRDDKINSCYNLVDVEQGNWKAYLEPIDVYRNINTVYPIEVDYYYQFVNNLLEDMENLKLDEAPEVSMRNLEAHKPKIRQHYIDELTKRIADVSFDPARRIKILDEHVGSAPLKTAEQFEFLAAITTGKTNDYFDMERFEVLGDSFLKFSSSLLLMHRHQSWNEGYLTAIKSRLVSNRNLLYCMRAKFNGTFICSSVFEPTSEWLPPCSSVPSNILEAIEHKGLSPNCLYEVNLSEEEINTGKCNQNTLQNLCDNTQLSETSIECLYEFIYKQAVPDKVIADSLEALLGVCVKNYGPEKSFEMLDYFGIFYDADKTLLRKLLQINLGNPLLKANVKQSVIDGYLLNYEMLEHNLKYKFKDRAYLLQALTHPSYPTNRVTGCYQQLEFLGDAILDFLMSCYIFERCKHMNPGEITDLRSSLVNNVTLACVCVRNRFHQYILYESPTLSESIRKFVEFQNTQDHRVTEQVKILLEETVVDPESFNMAQNIDVPKTLGDVLEALIGAVFLDSGNDLRCTWNVISELMDIELTEFIAEVPLDPVRQLYEYKGAKPEFQKECAEYDVVMMKCQFYCRDLVKTVIGCGCNKEMAKKAAAKMALQILHSN; from the exons atgaGCATCAGTCCTACAAAA AAAGCCGGAGAAAAGGTCGCTCGACCTTACCAGTTGCAAATTCTAGAACATGCCATCAATCACAATTCCATTATATATCTTCCAACAGGAAGTGGCAAAACTTACATTGCCATAATGCTGATAAGACATTTCTCAAAAGAACTCCATAA ACCACTAGATGAAGGTGGCAAACGATGTGTTTTCCTATGCAACACAGTTGAGTTGGCCCGTCAAAATGCTTTAGAAATAGCCAATGTAACAAACTTTAAAGTTGGCCTTTTTATTGGTGACATGAATGTCGACAATTGGCCCCAAGAAAAATGGGAATcggaaatattttcaaatcaa gttTTCGTTGGGACAAGTCAAGTATTTGTTGACATGGTATCCCATCAATATCTGTCCATTAATAATTTGAGTTGTGTAGTTATGGACGAGTGCCATCATGCAACCAAATCACATCCAATGCATCGATTCTTATCCCTTTTTTCGTATGCACCAAATCAATCTGATTTGCCAAGAGTCGTCGGCTTGACGGGGGTTCTTTTGAAGTCAACGAAAAAAGGTGACATCTTAAAACCTTTAGAGGATTTGGAAGCTGTATTTCGAGGAAAGATTATTACAGTGAGGAATTTGAATGAATTCCATAATGTTTTGTT ATATTCCACAAAACCTAACGAAATAATGCTTAAATATGCTGACCAATCAATGGTCTTCGATATCGAACTTCAAATTAAAGCAATAGTTGATAAATGTTGTGCCCAGTTAGAACATTGGGATATGGGAGAGAAGCAAAAAATGTCCAAAGGACTTCAAGCTTTACGCGAACCAAACAAATTGAAACAAGTTAAAAGTCTTCTCGCTGATTTTGTATATCAGATGGATGACATGGGAATATATGCTGCATCTATAGCTATAATGGCAGCTATAGTACAACTAGAAGTAAATAAACGCAACGCTGAGACTATGATTTTTCGAACCATGTATCGATATACTCTAACCAAATGTGAATTGATTCGGCATTTATtagtaaagaaattaaaatcttTCATTGACGACGAAGACGATGAAGATGACATGGATGAAGCCGatgttatacaaaatttttgcaaGCCAAAACTTCGGACTTTATTGTCATACCTTGTTTCAGAATTTAGTACAAAAAAAGGTGATGAAATTAGTGCCTTGGTGTTTGTGCAACGTCGATACACCGCTAAATGCttatattttgttataaaaaacttttgcgCTGCACATCCGCTTTTGAAACACATAATTCCAGAATTTATGGTGGGACGTACTTCTGGAATGATTTACACAATTGATACTATACTTGATTCAAAGTGGAATCGACAT GCAATTCAACGGTTTCGTTCAAAGGAATGCAATCTGATTGTGTGCTCGAGTGTGCTTGAAGAAGGCATTGATGTCCAAGCATGTAATTATGTTATTTCTTTTGACAGTATCAAAACATTTAGTTCATATGTGCAAATGAAAGGACGAGCACGATCTCAGGATAGTACTTATGCCATTCTGTGTGAAAGATTAAAACAGAATGAGGTTGCCCAACAAATTCAACAATATCAAAAAACCGAtgctatattgaaaaattacCTTATCACACGTACGATCGATAGAGAAATACCAAGTGAAAGTCTTACTGCAGAGCAATTTAAAGAACTTGTCACACCTTTTAAAACTCGTACTGGAGCAATTCTTCAAGCTGAGGCGACTTTAATGCTTTTACAtcgttattgtcaaaaattacCACAAGATTCATTTACTAATTCGCAAGCATTATGGTCGATTGTTTTAAATGAAGAAAGCCCAGCAAAATGTGTTGTTTCATTGCAATTGCCACTTCAATCTACTATCAAGGAAGTGATATTG AGTGATGTAATGAAGACCGTCAAAACAGCAAAATTGTCTGCCGCTTTCAAAGCATGCGTTAAGCTCTATCAAAATGGTGAAATTGACGACAACCTTTTACCAGTAACCCGTCAGAAAATAATTGAAAGCTGTACCGAAACATACTTTGCCAAATGGAAAAACGAAGCTAATG ATAATGCCAGAGAAGCTGGATCCACGAAAAATATTCGCGACTACAAAAAAATCTTCCCTGAAGAACTAACCGGTTCTCTTCCAGTTCCTGGTGAAATAGCCTATGCCTATTGTATTAGCATTAAGCCAGAATTTCGCTTAGACGAAGACAATTCCAACATAATCAATCTATTGAATTCCAATTCAAACTATGCTATTGTTTTGCGAAAGAAACTTCCTGCTCTGGCTCCGATGCCATTGTTTATGACCCAAGGTCCActtaaagcaaaaatatcaaatgaaccTTTTGAATTCATTATCAACGATAACAACGAACTGGCAcagttgaaaaaattcaacaaaatgaTATTTTCAGATATTCGAAAATATTGGAAGAGATTCCTAGCCTTAGACAATAGAAATGGTCCAAATGCATTCTTAATTGCACCTGTGCAACATAACTGTGCAATTGACTGGGAATTAGTTCGTCAATTCCCAAAACTAACCAAAATGCGAGCTACAACTGCACAAGAAAGATTAAAAAAAGTCCACAATCCTGAGGATTACCTTGGTAAAGTTGTCAGCACATGGTACAGTGCCGACGAAAATATTCGATATGTTGTGACAAAAATTCGACATGATCTAACTCCGTTAAGTCCATTTCCATCgaattcttttaaaaactaTGCAGAATATGTGGAAAATAAATATCGTGAGCGAGTTGTTAACACAAATCAGTTTATGATTGAAGTTCAGGCATTTACTTCGCGTAGTAATTTCTTTATCAATTCATCAGGTAAAAACACAGAAAGTAAACGTATGAAACGTGACAGCAAAATATTGGTTATACCCGAGATGTGTCACAATTTTCGTTATCCAGGCGATTTGTGGTTAAAAGCTTTGTTTTTGCCATGCATTTTGCACAGATTGCATTACCTGTTGAATGCGGAAAAACTTCGTGTGGACATAAATAGATATTTAGGTATTCCAATGGATGGAAGTTATAAACCAGCATGTATCGAAATTGATTATTCCCTTCGCAGAGTTGGCACTGAAAGTAAGGAGCCAAAGAGTATGCTCCCACCTCTCGAGACTACACGCCGGGATGATAAGATAAATTCATGTTACAATCTCGTCGATGTTGAACAAGGTAATTGGAAGGCATACCTTGAGCCAATTGATGTCTATCGAAATATCAACACGGTTTATCCAATTGAAGTTGACTATTACTATCAGTTTGTTAATAATTTGCTGGAAgatatggaaaatttaaaattagatGAAGCGCCAGAAGTTTCAATGCGCAATCTTGAAGctcataaaccaaaaataaggCAACACTATATTGATGAGTTAACTAAAAGAATTGCCGATGTATCTTTCGATCCAGCTCGTCGCATTAAAATATTGGATGAACATGTGGGTTCTGCACCACTCAAAACTGCTGagcaatttgaatttttagctGCAATAACAACTGGAAAAACAAATGATTACTTTGATATGGAACGTTTCGAAGTTTTGGgtgattcttttttaaaattcagcTCCTCCTTGTTGTTGATGCATAGACATCAATCTTGGAATGAAGGATACCTCACAGCTATTAAATCTCGATTGGTAAGCAATAGAAATTTGCTCTACTGTATGCGTGCCAAATTCAATGGAACATTTATTTGTTCGTCAGTTTTCGAACCAACTAGCGAATGGTTGCCGCCATGTTCTTCGGTCCCTTCAAATATTCTCGAAGCCATCGAACATAAGGGTCTATCCCCAAATTGTCTTTACGAGGTTAATCTCAGTGAGGAAGAAATTAATACTGGCAAATGCAATCAGAATACTTTACAGAATCTTTGTGACAACACTCAGTTGTCGGAAACGTCCATTGAATGTCTTTATGAATTTATATACAAACAAGCTGTACCCGATAAAGTTATTGCTGATTCTCTTGAAGCTTTATTGGGCGTGTGTGTTAAGAATTATGGACCAGAAAAAAGTTTCGAAATGCTGGATTATTTTGGAATCTTCTATGATGCCGATAAGACATTACTTCGAAAACTACTACAAATTAATTTAGGTAATCCATTGTTGAAAGCGAATGTGAAACAATCGGTAATCGATGGGTATTTACTGAATTATGAAATGTTGGAACacaatttgaaatataaatttaaagatcGTGCATATCTATTACAAGCACTCACACATCCTTCTTATCCCACAAATCGTGTAACGGGTTGCTACCAGCAATTGGAGTTCCTAGGAGATGCTATTTTGGACTTTTTGATGTCATGTTATATCTTTGAAAGATGTAAGCATATGAATCCTGGGGAAATTACTGATCTCCGTTCATCGCTTGTCAACAATGTTACTTTGGCATGTGTTTGTGTTAGAAATCGCTTCCATCAGTATATTCTGTATGAAAGTCCCACACTATCCGAGTCAATTAGAAAATTTGTAGAATTTCAAAATACACAGGATCATCGTGTTACAGAGCAAGTGAAGATTCTTCTGGAAGAGACTGTTGTTGATCCGGAATCATTTAATATGGCGCAAAATATTGACGTTCCAAAAACTTTGGGTGATGTTCTGGAGGCTTTGATTGGAGCTGTATTCCTTGACTCGGGCAATGATTTGCGATGCACTTGGAATGTAATAAGCGAATTGATGGACATTGAACTAACAGAATTTATAGCAGAAGTACCATTAGATCCCGTTCGTCAGTTGTATGAGTATAAGGGAGCTAAGCCGGAATTCCAAAAAGAATGCGCAGAATACGATGTCGTTATGATGAAGTGTCAATTCTATTGCCGTGATTTGGTAAAGACTGTTATTGGATGTGGGTGTAATAAGGAGATGGCCAAGAAAGCCGCTGCTAAAATGGCTTTGCAAATTTTGCATAGCAATTAg